GTCACGACGTAACAGTGAGGAATGAAACGTGGAGAGTCTTCATACACTGCTCACGCGGAAAAATAAGTACGGTATACAGCTCTCATCTTCTCGATCTTCGTTCACTTAATCAGCCCTTCGATATGATGTCTCTCCGTGTGCTGCAAGTATCCGTTTCCGTTTACAATATCTACAAAGCATATGCTTGCGGTGTCCAGGTGGTATATCGAAATGCTGATGAGGTGAGCGGAAGAGAGTGAATCGCCAAGTCGCAAGAACTAACGGCACTTGTTCAGAATTTATCGCGGACGCGATGAGATTGTGCAGCTTGTACAAAAGGCCACGCTGTCCGCGTTTCCTTTCCCCGTGAAAATTGATATTACGTTGAATTTGGGTGAACTTCGTTATGACGGGACATTGAAGGCGTACAAGAATCGCCTCAGGCGCCAAATCTTTGAGGCCCAGAAGAGGCGGCAGTTGCGTCAGCATGCGATCTGTTGATATGACGGATGAGGAGCTTGAATACCTTGGGTAAGAGACTCATTCTTAGACTAACCACGTGCGCATTTCCATCAAGTATATATGCTCTGTGTATTTGCGAATAATTTCTTTATAGTCCGCGCTCGAGTTTCTTTGCAACCttactttcttgtcccgtcttccgGGCAGTTCATCCAAATTCAATATGTAcacaccaacaagcccagtttAGCACCCTACAACAGTGATAATACTTCCAGATTTCCAAGTGTTCTCTGAGAGTCATGGGCTTGGTCCACACTGAAAACAACGACGCATACTATTTAGTACGTTTAAGCTGTAGGCAACATCAGAACGTATGCAGTATATGTGAGTGCGACATCGGTCGATAAAAAGACCTACTTTATTCTTGCCTCGCAAGCAAAGGCGTCACAAAAGCAGGAAACGCCGCAATGCACTCGCGTTGTACGCACAGGCGCAGTCGGTGCACCGCCGAAAGTTCAGCGTTATTCAGTTCAGAACATGGGCGGTGGGGCATATATATATTGGTGGCCACAGTCGCGTCCGAAACGTCGGCCGGCCGACGCTTCCTGCTTTCTTCGTGGAGATCGGTTGCGTCGCCTCTGTCGTAGACAGCATGGTCGCCTGCAGGTGCTCCGCGTCACAGCTCGGCGTCGAGTGCGGACCGCGTGGTCGGTTAACTTGTCGCACAAGCTGGTGGAAATGTCACCGTCGTCACACCACTCACAAAACGGTACACAAGTGGACGAAACTGCACGGCCGGGACACGAAGGACATCCCGCAACCAGAACTCCACTCACGACTGACTTACGAGCTTGTCAAGGCACTTGTAAGTACGTGAAACTGATGGCGGCGGCACTGGAAAACGTATgcgacacataaaaaaaaaaaatcttggttCCGCCTCCATACCACGACTACGCTTCGCAAGTGCTCACTCGACTCGCTGCTTCGCGGGCGAATGCGGCGTCCTGTTGCCTCCCTTGTACGCGTGGAGGTAGAAGTTGCAGAAGAGGCCGAGCAGGAGGAGCGCCTGCACGAAGCCGATCCAGAGCATGACGCGCGGGTAGTTGCACTCGTAGACCATGGGCACGATGGCGTACACGACGAAGAAGGCCAGCTGGGCGATCTGCATCTGCGTCAGGTACCGCTTCCACCACAGGTACGGCTGCACGGCCGGCCCGAAGGAGGAGAGGAAGTAGTACGAGTACATGATGACGTGCACCAGGCAGTTGATGCAGATGCAGATCATGATCTGGCCTTCGGCACCGTACGTCAGGCCCACCCAGCCGTTCCAGACGACGATGCAGTGGTGGATGACGTGCAGTTTCGACACCTGCAAGGCAAGCGCATGCACACAAGGCGGGTTACTTCTAGAAGAAGGTTGCTGAAAAGAATCTATTCGAGGTACTGTCGAATTATCTCAGACCAAGAAACGCGAGAGCACGTGCCGAATAGCTTCATCGACCATATGTTGCGAGAATAATGCGAAAACGAAATGATTTGAGGGCATTGTTACTTCTTACACGCACGCTACGGGCGTTTTTAGAACGCAGTAAATTCTTAATCCGGTATCGAAGTTTGTGCACGAGGCCGTTTCGACGGGCGTGTAAAGAACGTGTTCGCGAATACctatttctttgtgttttattatttccgtTGCAATACAACCGTGTAAACACATGAAGGCGCATATGCAGTTAAACGAATGACATCACGTTCTCCTTTTAGCAGTGGCGCTGGAGTAGCGCTGTTGTCTACCGCGCAAAACTCgcgcgggtgtgcgccacagaggagagaaaaagagaaacgaaAAGGAAGGGCAgagctgcttaaagggacactaaaggcaaataacgatttatgtcagagtgaaagctcaatgtatgacaacgtctaaaacggcaatattatcagcagctagtgccctacttaccgagaaattaagctaaatgtatcacacgatgagtgccacgagcggcacattttgggaatgatcccgatgacgtcagagagtccgactacaattaattactcgtaatcaaactagctgcaataaaaaaaatgaacctaCCGTGCATCAAGAGATATTTATAGATTATTTATAGATTTCTCGAAGGCTTTCGACACCGTTATACACAGCAAGTTTATAGGTAAACTAGAGGTACTTTTAAATAATCCGCAATTAATTGACTGCTTAACAAGCTTTCTAAACTCGCGCACTCAATTCGTCTCATTCAATTCCAAGTCCTCGTCAGCAGTAGAAGTTACATCTGGTGTCCCACAGGGCTCCGTTCTCGGTCCCCTATTATTTCTGATTTTTATAAATGACCTTCCCAGCAATATCAGGTCCCAAGTTCGCCTGCACGCCGACGACTGTGTACTTTACCAGGTAATTACTTCTCCTAATGACCATGCCATACTTCAAGATTCTTTCTCGCAGTTTTGTTCTTGGTGCTCGGATTGGCAGATGCAGATAAACTTCCAAAAAACAGTAGttttgtctttcacgaacagccatTCTCCATCACAATATGCATACTCCTTCAACAACATCGCAGTTCCCCGAGCACCGacatacaaataccttggcgttatgTTCACATACAACATGCAATGGTCGCATCACATGGATTACATTAAATGTAAAGCATTAAATAAGTTAGGTTACTTAAGACGTACATCATCTGCATCGCCAAAATCCACCAAATTACTAATGTACAAAACACTGATCCGCCCTATATTGGagtacgcttcgtgtgtgtggaatTCATACAAAGTGTGTGACGTGAATAAAATTGAATCTGTCCAAAGGAAATCTGTTCACTTCATTTTTCATCGCTACGACCATGATTTTTCGCCCTCATCTGCAATGAAATCTTTGAAGTTATCTCCATTGTGCGCTAGGCGTGATATTGACTCTTTGAAACTTTTGCACTCTTATGTTCATTCATCATGCCGGCTATCTAATGATAATTACATCGTGTATGCTAATGCTCTTGCAACTAGACGtggtcacaatcttaacataaggccattcttcgcacgtactaatatgttcaaatacagttttttttccgaaaattattgtctactggaacgatctacccggttctgttcgtgaaatgaatatgtcagattttttggaggcacttgaatgacattgttgtcctatttttttttcttcttttcatttatgtacccgattgtgctcaagaggtggcgatatttgttctgaagaagaacttgttgtgatgttactgttattctttcctattgtatgtaccccactcctgcaatagccctgcattgggctgcagtatttgaaaataaataaataaataaataaataataaaatggtgcttgttcgtttctgtttgattcatgggaaaAAGAGCCTCTTTGGCGTTGaaatggggaacggcgcgcgtggttcaaaggttccgttttcgccgaactgcgcttcgcccgccgcccttcttcgctcacgcggtcgcgtctcagtggtagtttcggtaccgcgtactgccgcgtgttttgcgcgctcgcgaaagttgctctgacagaaagttcgacaaaatgccgcatgcagccgcatgcgtgtgatgttgccggatgcccgaatggtgcacgccggcagtgcacgccgccgcgcagtaaaggcgggcaacgttgggcacggcaacagtggcGTGAGAAGGACCGCTTTCAGgtccttctatatatatatatatatatatatatacacatatagaCACACATGCctcttgcacgtgacgtcagagACAGGTTCTTTGCGCTTGGtcccccaacatggcggccaccgtgacttttttatctcattagagtgttcagtgcagaggaggacacccaggtgtTCGGTTCACCcgctcttttgtgctctccccgctttcttttgttcgccatccgcgccaagggggaacacgaAGGAACGCGGGGGTATTGGTGTGAAAGATGCTTgggtgcaccggcactaatctgatggcgagccgtcaccgtttcttgctcgacGCGTTCGAACAATagctcacggagcgtctcaacccgctggtcccccaagatggcggccatggtgacgtcaatgcaagctatatatatatatatatatatatatatatatatatatatatatatatatatatatatatatatatatatatatatatatatatcatcacgCACGTTGTTGGTGTCTCTACTTGTCTGTGTCCTCGTTCGCCAGTATCACGTTACATACATAAAATGTGCCATCTAGCATGTGAGGAATGCCAAACACTTACCTGCGAGTTCTTTTTCCTCAGTACGAAGAACACGGTGTCGAGGAACTCGGCCATGCGGACGTGCAGGTACCACCAGCAGCCGTTCAGCACCGTCATGGACTGCTCCGTCCTTTTGTATTCGATGCCCGTGCAGAGCCAGCTGTAGTTGCCGCGCAGGTACGTGTTCTTGAAGAAGAACACCATGAAGCCGAAGTTGAGCGCCACCATGCAGAGGTTGTAGACTCGCATGACGCCCACCAGGGCCATCGGCTTGCGGTCCTTCATCCACTCGGGCCCGCGGAACTTGACGAAGTACACGTACAGCGCTATGATCAGGTGGATGGGCACAGGGTTGCCGGCGTAGAGCCAGCCCTCGGTCCGCGGATCCCGGGCCTTCTCGAGAAACTCTACGAGGTCGAACAGCGGGGTGTGTTCGAGGCCCATGTAGCCCATGGCTGGACGACGCTGGCTACGGTCGCTCGGTCAACGGTGCTGCGTCACTGCAGGCTTCGGTGTCGCGTGTAAGCCACGAGGCTGCGCTGTTGCCACGCGGCCTGCGATGTTGAGCGATGGGTAGCGCTTTCGCGACTGTCACTGAAGCCGCCGTGCGCTTTTTTAAGAAGCCGCTTCTCGGATTGCAACCGCCACCCCCTTGACTTTTCCGGAAGAGCTGACAGAACGACGTCGTTGCAAGGTCGAGTTCTGGTGACTGGGAGGTGAATGCGCGACGGATCAGTCTGGTTGGCTGCCGGTCTTTATTCTTCGGCACAAAGATGCGTCGTGGCGAGTGGTGCTGCGCCCTTcaaaagaaaaggagagaaaaaagagaatgcttattttttttcccccaccTGTTTCGAAGGATCGAGCAACGACGGCTAGCCCAGCCGCATCGAATGAAAGCGGTGTCACAAAGCCAGGAAAAGGTGAGGAGGAATGCCAGGAGCGTGCGGCGATAAATAGACTGTATGAGCGCTCGcacgtttgtgtgcgtgtgtttcctTTTCTGTCCTTCGATCCTCGGCCTCTCCTACACTGATGTCTGTAAATCGAACAATTACGTTCTCGAACGCCCTTTCCACTCGTTTTAGGCGTTGTTCGATGCCGGATACGACATCGGCTTCTGTCGTCCTCTTCACTTGACGGTGCCGGTGGTGGCGACGCGCGAAGATATGTGGAGCCTTTGTATAAGTGCCTCACTTGTCGCACGTCGCTGGTTAGAGGACGGCACCTTGTTATGAATGCAAGCGTCCCGCCGGTGAAATAAACCTTTGTCTTCTCCTTCACGGCCGGCTAATGCGTTCGCGTGGCAATGGGAGCGAGCGAAGGTCTGTTATGtttacatcacacacacacacacacacacacacacacacacacacacacacacacacacacacacacacaaacactcgcGTGCACTGGCTGCATTCAGGGAAATCATTGATGCgtgcggacccccccccccctccattccgCCATTGCAGTGTGCGGTGGTTACACCGTCTATCATGCGTCGTTGACCTCGGTTATGCCACACGTTATTCAATGTGAAGGCGATGATGATTACGAAACTGTTCCGAGGCTCGTTGGCCCAATCATTGCAAAGCGCTGCAAGGGGGCCGATTTCGCCGTCATTGTAAATGAATTAACAGTTTGTGAGATAAATTGACAGTTTGCTAAATgttactgcgcatgtgcgagcAGCTACGTtttccataataataataacaataataataataatatctagggtttaacgtcccaaaaccaagatatgattatgagagacgccgtagtggagggctccggaaatttcgaccacctggggttctttaacgtgcacctaaatctaagtacacgggcctcaaacattttcgcctccatcgagctACGTTTTCCAAGCAAGCAACCTCGACCACAGCAGACTAACGGGTCGAACGATTATTTCCATTCAAAACTCGTCCCCGCCGTTCGCTTATTCTATTTGTCCCTCTCTTTGTACACCGCCGAACTTGCTTTGAGATGCGACACACCTGCAGAATtctttgaaaaaatttcggggttcTCGTGTACATTTGCTGGAATGCGAATGGGGTGAGCGTACTTACACCGAGAAAGGCATGCTGTGAATGAAAGCTTAGTACGTTTGGGAAAATGTAGTTGCAGAAAAGCCTCCTTACAGAGCAGGAAGCAGTCACAAAGGTATACGCACCTGTTGAATATTCGTTGATAACGCTGCTTAAATTTATTGTTTCGCTAGAAGGTGGTCCGTGCTAGCGGGGGGAGAGAAAGCGTAGCTTTCCGCTGTGCATGTTGCTCGTAAATAGTGTTGCTCGTGAACAGGCTGGTGTGACGCCACGGATTTTATTTTATATATGCTTGCGTAACCCTAACGCATATACAGTCGACACGAGGATCTCGCGTACGACCACCGCTAAAGGATCACCGCGAGTGGCGCCATGGTTGACGCATGCGAAGACACGGGCGCGATAAAAGGTCCCGCATCACGTCGGCTGTTATGTACCCAATACGTCGTCGTAAACTCATGCTCGCCGGCAGGCGCGCCTGCCTAAAAAACGCTTTGCTCTTGGCCTGCAACCTTGAGATTGCGCGTCTTCGCGAGAAATATACTTAGGTGCGAGCTTGCTATATCTGGCGCGACAAgcatgtaaaaaaataaaaaacagcgTTATATAACTCTAGTCAGCGTCTCATTAGCATGTGGCGGCTAAGAAAATTAGATGCAGGCCGAGTCTCCTGGCAGAACCGTTGCACGATTATCAATCCGGGGAACTCCGCCTCGTCAGTTCACCAGCGTGACAGGTGAGATGAAGAAAGTGCTGCccgtttcttgttttctttttttttctttcctcccttTTCCGCAAGTCTTGCAGAAGAGCAAGTGAAAGCGACCGCTATGAGCTCTGGCAAGAGGGTAAGTGATTGCCAGCGCTCCCGGTACTCCTCCATTCGCCAGGGCGAGCGAATATATGCGAAACAAGTTCAAGGCTATATACACATATAGTAGAAACCTGCTGCCGTACGCGCAACGCCTGCTGACGTCTGGGACAGTGTCGCATTGCGAGAAAGTGCATCTGATGGATGGCCTACTGGTGGCAACAGCTGGGGATTGCGCGGCTCCGGCGCTATGCCGCGGCATTTACCAACGTGTAGACGATGCATCGCATCGTGCATATATATAGGAAGTGTAACGgtactcttttctttttccttctttgtaTCAGTGGAGCTGTATATGGCTGGGTTTCCGTGTATTTTCCCCGTGCGTCAACACAAACGCATGCGCCACACTAATTGGGCGAGCCCCGCCACTCACCACCGGGTACGCTAATaacgaagaagggaacacacgggcggacAACACCAATGGATcgtttgcaaaaatctgcaaaacGGCTTTCctgcaatgtcttttttttttttttttcagataagaACCCTGGTTCTCAGACTGCATTTCTCGCTCGTTATTCATTTGTCGCTCCTAATTCTAGGGAAGGAACGCGAGCATTACAAATTAAAAAACGACCAAAGGATTGCGACGCCTTACTGTTGACCCTCagaacgaggaacctgtcgttcgggagaCGCCGAGCGCATGCCGCGAAACGGAGAGTACCACGCAGCTCAAAAATGGAAAACTTCAAAAGGAGCATATACTGAATTCAAAGGAGACTTTCTGGACAGATATTTTGGATTTATATAGTTGAAGGGTGTCTGATCGGCTATGGTTCGAAATTCTGCGTCAGCTCTGCGTacatgtgctaaacagcttcgctggttatcCACCTTCGCACAGTGGAAAgctagcgcgtaggcaagatgacCGCTGTTCATTatgagtaactgactggattccaagagatggcaaacgcgtgagggggagacaaaaaattaggtgggcagatgagattaaaatgtttgcgggtataacgtagcagcagcaaacacagggccgggttgactggcggaacatgggagaggcctttgccctgcagtgggcgtagtcaggctgacgatgacGACACAGTGGAATGGCCCGCAAGTTTTCACGCAGATGTGGCTAGTGCAACTGCGATTGCGCTTTgtccttcattatttttttttgtctgtcatTACGATTCTTTAATACCTTTATTACTGCTAGGGTATACAATTTCACTGTAAGCCcattacaaagaaaaaaatcaccgtGCCATCATCAGCAGTGACTCAGCGCAGGTACGAATTGTGGAGACAGTGGAAACGACATACGCGCAGGTGGCTTGTTCAGAGGAAAGTGAGAAGCCTTGTTGTCGCACGTGcaagctttgctttttttttcggcggAGGTATAGGCTTTTGTTTGAACTTTCCTTCTCAGACCTTCTCCCATGCGTAAACGGTGACTCCGAAAGCTTAAACGCACgaataacgaaaaaaaagagaaaaacgaaacAAGGTTAGCGGAACTGGGGGTGACGACATAGCAAACACACTATCGAGCACAGCGCTTCTAAGATATGCTGAGAAAGCGGAGTGGCGTCGTTTtggaggctttttttttcttttcaggtggtatattaaagacatattaatgtgaaacaatgaatcagtttagatcgataaagtGTACGTTGAGAACCGTAACGTTGTCAATTTAACACAATCGTAAGTTTATTTATAGAGGAAACAATCAAGGtcgaagtctcatttttaaacatCGCGCCGAAATCtacgcgcgtgacgtcacggatttcaaaagcGAATTTGTCTTAGAAGGTCAGTGCGCAAAAGAACGGTAAATGTGAAAAATAACGATGAAgttgtcgtattttggcgacatcggCTCAACTaaatttcccgaaacttggtATATGTTACGTCTGTGGCCcgctcagaggtcaatgtacttcatttttaccgattaggaactacgcaggcccggGTGGGCGCCGTCAAATCTACGACGCCACGGCGTTTGGGGCGGGAATTtgaaggtggcatcgccacccgcatttttatttatttatttttttgcgcgttttctcgcttataccAATATACCAAGcaccttctcgcggcaagcgtggtgattttgcagatgtgaaagagtaatttactaataataaagaaaaatcgtttttctctttagtgtgcctttgaGTAACCATACATTTCCGGATGTACAACGGTGCCATTGCGTTCGTTCACGCaaggaaaaatagaaataataaacCTGCTGATTGTTAATGGACAATAAAGGCGAATGATAAGAGCCAGCATAAACGTGCTCAGCTTGGCTGTAGAAGCAATCTAGACTAATTACACGTGTCGACCAGCAAATTGctgcaaagtgcactttacgcgtTGCGCCATCTTGATGAGCTACAAGAAGCACCTTCACGCGTTCTCCCGCTCAACTCACGGGAATGGCATCGATTTCGTCGGCATTTCGCTCGTCTATCTGTCGGATAAGGTGCTTTCCTATGTCCTGGGTGACGAATAGTGCTCTGAAGCTGCTTTTTTATCGTGTAGCCACGCGTGCATATGCAAAGATTATATatatttctgtgtatttttggaaATTACGCAGTGATATAGACAACGCTCGTGCTTGTCGCCTCACTGGTCTCGTTGCCGCGTCGTTTGCCGTAATTATGAGTGCTattcagcgcagccgacaggaggggacagaagagaggacacagagcgctgaacttcgaacggtttatttcttttgaatgccttcgcttttatacagttacacactCTTACACCAGCCATGCGCTGAACGCAATGATGTTACAATTTATAACGTGGACAAACCTAAAGAGATCTTTTCGCTATCAGTGAGAGCGACAGAGGGTGTACTTACACAGTCATCCTTTAAATAGAAAACCTTacctgcctcgatgatttcgcgtgtgatgCGACCTCTGCATTTGGCGACAATGCTACAATCTGAATATATTGGTCTACAACCACACGTGCTACAGTCAGCGGACAGCCACTTTTGCTTTGACATTGTACAGATGCTCTTTCAGCCTTTCATCTAAACAACGACCCGTCTGACCAACGTAATATTTTCCACATGACAACGGCATGTAGTTGGCTCTATCGCTTACGCCAataacgccaacggcgacgccgctcaccgcaggaacgggcgcgtaagagctgcgctctaaaaaaaattaTTATGTGGTTTTTCTTTTACGTACCAAAAACACAATAATTGAGACACCTCGATCTAAATACATTGTTTTCCCATTACGCTCTCATGTAAATACGGCCGCCGatatcgggaatcgaacccgcgtcctcgacaTTAGCAGTGTCGCACCTTAGCCGCTCTAGCTATCACGACGAATGAAAGAATTATTTGCTAATCTAAGCTGATTTCTTATTCCTAATTGGCGGCCTTTACGAGCTTACGAGCTCTGTTTGCTTGATTTGTGAGGCACTAGATTATGCTgagcaagaaaacagaaaaggaaaaaaagcgatGAAACCAAACTAATAAGTCGCAAGTTGGATCAAAGAAGAAAGCGACTTGCACAACATGGCGTGCTTTCCCGGACTAATGCATCTGATACTGATAACAAAGTAACGACGACTGTTGAATGGCGATAACAATGACAGAAGCTATGTggtgtaaaaacaaaacgaataaAAACGATACAGAAATAACAAAGAAGCGTACCTTTCTTATCGGCGACGTTCAGATCTCGTTCCGCGAAAGACTCGGGACTTCTTGGTTCGCGCGACTTCTGCCTGTCATGTTCTAGCCGACTCTGGACACGTTTCCGCTTGCAAGGCTGCGTACACTCGCGTTCGTTTCCCGAAGCCCA
This window of the Rhipicephalus sanguineus isolate Rsan-2018 chromosome 2, BIME_Rsan_1.4, whole genome shotgun sequence genome carries:
- the LOC119383105 gene encoding elongation of very long chain fatty acids protein 4, translating into MGYMGLEHTPLFDLVEFLEKARDPRTEGWLYAGNPVPIHLIIALYVYFVKFRGPEWMKDRKPMALVGVMRVYNLCMVALNFGFMVFFFKNTYLRGNYSWLCTGIEYKRTEQSMTVLNGCWWYLHVRMAEFLDTVFFVLRKKNSQVSKLHVIHHCIVVWNGWVGLTYGAEGQIMICICINCLVHVIMYSYYFLSSFGPAVQPYLWWKRYLTQMQIAQLAFFVVYAIVPMVYECNYPRVMLWIGFVQALLLLGLFCNFYLHAYKGGNRTPHSPAKQRVE